The region taatgaaaaaatttattATCAGCTGTAAATGCATTAAGATATTATTTCAGTTTGAAATCGTGGTGCTGTAAACACTTTGCTCTAGGCTCATTCTTGTAGCACAACTTACATTTATTATATCTCGATATCCTTAAAAAATCTGGTGTAATACAGTTAAATACATCGAGAAACAAGTATGATATATTTAATATCTACACATAAATTTATCTTTTTATTGGTAAATTCGTTCGTTACAAAAAAACATTATTAAACTTAACATTCTTTGGTACATTTAATACTTACTAAACTTATTTGTTTATCGTTCCTCTGGTTCctttttttttagaatttgTGCTTTATTTTAAAAAGAGTTTACACGTGcatacaatattttaacagaTTTCAAGAATGCATATTTAGAAATATAAATGAGAGATGATTCGTttcattaataaaaaaaaaaaatttaacaaaGATATTTAGTGCATCGCAgagatattaattttataagtatttagaaatttctgttctttttctcattaatttgtaAGATTAAAgattaatttatatttgtttaatCGATATGAAACTTTGCCTTTTTCATAATAAAGGTGGTGCGTCATAAATTATCAGACATGTGCACACTATTTTTGTCCAAAGTAATGTCCATCTTTTCATTGTATGTGCATTATTAAAACTAGAAGAGTAGACAAACTTAGAAATACTTTGTAATTAAACGATACGctaatttattgaataatttcTTTAGTTCGTACATATAATGCACATTCGCGAGAATTTACCGATAAAAAGATCATTATAAATACAAAAAATACGTATGTACTAAAAAAAGAATTGGATAAGAATTAATACTTCTCGATTATAGAATTTTAGAAAACGTAAACATGTTAAAGTGATTTGTCTTACTTTATGCGTTACCCCCCCATAAATTATGTATAGCTAATTATGTGTATGCTTTGAATATTTGTTTTAATTACCGCTACGAATTATATGTAAAAAATTTGAAAGTTGATTCCTCTCTATACATTGTCTAAACTAAATGTATGGAACTTAATGTAAGAAACGTTAAACTGTTGGTATATCATATACCTGTACGATACAGAGTGAGAAACAGACACACCAATACCTTGGATCTTAACGATCGCTTTGTCTTGTCAGGAAGCATTAATTGTTTACGATAACTGAGTGAAAGTATCTGAAACTTTTGTTTTTAAAAGTGTAAAAGGAGCAACACAGTAATCTTTTAAACATGAAAAAAGAGTTAAGGAAGACAGTAAAAAAGAGCTTTACACTGACAATgtagtttaattaatatatatctatatatatatatatatatataattatttcatgtaaaaagaaataagaGTAAAAATAGTTTCAATGGTCCAGGGTAAGGGTGGCATACTGGGTTAAAATTGTGATTGGAATGTATGGAAAAGGTATATTAGGACTCCGTTCTTTTTTGATAATCCTGTCACAAAATCGTGGCTGATAAACTTACGTTAACTCATTCATCTGAATAAACTGTGATTAGATTGAAGTCCAACAGAAATACAATGTATAATGTACTCCGTTTCATAGGCTGCAGGCCTAGAAAGTCTGATTTTTTAACTACTATGAGAACTTGTGTATTATAATATGATCTACGACGTTTGTTTATTACTATGTAAAGTGACAAATTTCAAAATTAAACATTAATTACTGTTATTGGTTTTGCTTTTACTTTAGAACTTTTAATCtcatattatattgttaataaaatgCAACATGTACATTTTCTGTtcgttgaaggaaaattaaacGAAACTGTACAGTTATAGCTTAGATGGAACATGGCCTAGCATTGTGAATAAATATAGAGAAAACTGATGTATTCTCGTAAATGTAGTGACGATTAATGAATCCGCATAGAAAtgggataaaaaagaaaaatgtatcCCTGCATGTAATTTTTAATTCAGGGCATAAAGAAACTGCCAATATCTTTAATACAAGAGACTGACAGTATCTTTACACAAGATGCAGATTCGATTCAAATCACAACTCTGTTTACGCAAATGACAAATATATTTCTTTGACGACACTCAAAACGATATGTTACGAGGAATGAAATCGAATTATTTTATACTTCTTCAATCAAATACCATTAACACTTCGGATCGTTTATCATTTAAATGACTTACAAGGACATCAACCATTACCTCGCTGTAGCATTACTTATTTTCTAGTCAATTTGATGAACTTCGAAGACACACACCGATACTTTATTTCTGATCCTTAAAACAGAGTAGTTGCAGAGAAAGGTTGAAAAATTAATATCATTTTGAAAAAACATGATATCGAGAACAGATTATAATGTACTTTTAGTCTTCCCTCTTGTTACTTCGAATTTACACGTAATAAGTAAAATTAACTGTGTTGTTGTTTCAactctttttattttatttttattacaaagtGACAGTAAATATCACAAAGTATAATAACATTGTTACTGGATTCAATTTCATTTGGTCAAAAGTTACGAAACATCAATTTTTTTATACTTGACATTATTAATTCATTTATAATTAATGTATTTTTATGTTAGTTAATTTACGATGAAACAACGtttatcaaaaaaaaaaagaaaaaaacattaAATATAATACTTTAATATAGAAACAAAATAGAAAAACTTCCACGttattgttcattctttcatcaAACTTCAATTATTCACAAGGCATTTGGTTTCGATGAACATTatcaaaaaaattattcgcggacatttcttaaaaaaaattttcattatttttacgtTGAATATCGTACAGCTCAAAACATTTTCGTATGATTTGAAATGAAAAGCACAAAACGATCTTTCAATAGAATAACAAATGTCTCCAAGAAATCCTTATGTTATATAAGATTATTTCGAACGTTCAACATATTCTCGTagaattttttcattttcattcgaacaTTTGTAAATGCTGCGGGGTGACCACGTTTCCGGACGAACATGAAGCAAATTACTCTAGATAACAAACGAAAGTAATATCATTTTGAACGTCTTATATTGTTTCGTCTGTTTGTGCACAAAATTGAAAGCTCTATTGAAACGGTGACACAAACGCATtgttatgtatatttataaacgtAATTTTTACGAACGAACATTCCTGATTAAATTTTGATTCATCATATTTAAGTCCTGCGTGATTTCGCGCGACATATATTTACAAAACGCGATTAAACGGTACGTCATATGTCTACGTTCGATGAAGAATTACAACATGTAAATAAGATTTATTTATAGTAATGGGCACTGGACTACAATgtcgaaatcgaatgtttcCAAAGATGCATAGAAGAAAAATTGTAATTCTAAAATATACGTCCTCGGTTGCACATTGTAAATATTCAATGTCTTCTAAAAACAGGCGCTGTTAcgtcgttaaaaaaaaaaacaaaaaaaaacaaagaaaaaacaTGTTTCCTCGCAACAGTAAGAGAGTAATTCAATTTATCTTTCGACGGTGTCATACGCGCGATTTCACAGAATATCTTATGTTTAGAATTTATAATGCAACACATCGAATTGTAACATGTGtacattatttaaaaaaacCCGTGCGAAAACacgaaaattaatgaaaaaccAAGTGATACATCGCGTTGTACGCGTTAACTACACaccaaaaaaacaaacaaacaaattgtaTCAACGCTTTCAACACGAAAATCAAACGAATGCTGCAAAATTtgatgaaaaaaaaaaacgagaaacGGTTCcatttaaaattgaaaattctgCCAATTACGCTCTTCGCGATGCCTGTGTACAATTTCATGTAACAAGTATACGTACGCGAGTACCTTAATGAAACGATAcaacatataatttttataatacatATCGAACGATCACGTGAATTATCACCAACCAAGAATGTTAACGTGTTCGCGATTATTATGTCATCGTTATGAAACACTAAAAAATGCCTGTATTTGGGTCCAAAGCGTTCGACAACGGTTCCCGTTCGTTGTTCGTAGAAACGAAGAGATCGATTTTTCccatatgatttcgcttgatTTCTCCACTTGATAATCAACACACCGGCGGACCCCGCTCCTTAACGTTTAAGGATTTATTTCGGAATCGAGAGGAGAGGCAAAAACAAAACCTGTGTAACTGAATATTTCGACGGACACGAATGTCATTCGGAGAGACCCGCCGGGGCTGGCTTGTTTATGTTACGAATCACGGAAGGAAAGGCAGGGTACAAGAACGACGGTTTCCCCCCGCGTGGCTCAGAAAATGCTGCttctaatataaaatctgtAACGCGCGTTACGCATGAGTTAACTCTACACAACATACTGCGAACGAACTCGTTGTACGTTCAGTGCCTTTTTAAACATATGTATTTCTATGTATGGAAAGATCAATGAATGCTTTTGTATCTACCGATATCTTCCGATTCCCGCAAGAAGTTTTCGACACGATACGAAAATAATccgttagagagagagagagagcaagcgagcgagagagagcgagagagagagaaagaaagaaagagagaaggttGTACTCCCTGCCGGTCAGTACAGacgatattatacaataaaaccTCGATCAGAAGTTGGCTTATTGTTTGTACATACGACGAGTGCACAGAGTAAACGAACTTCGAGTCAAGCGTTGTTACATAGTAtacatacaatattatacatatacatatgattCAGCATTAGCAtacgattgatttgaagtgcaTCAGTTTCAAAGGTACACGCATATTTTTATAAATGTCGGATATTGAGATACGATACGATGATTTTACTGTGTATATAGGCCGAGTCCTCCTAAAACTTGGTGTACGCAAAAAATACTTCCATTGCTTCTCTGGGAATGCAAATAAAATTCAAGGTAACAATTTGTTGGactatgaaaaaaaaaagaaaaaaccatAACGATCACTTTTTAAGTCCTTGAATCAAATCATGCAATGTGCTCGAATTACGGTTCGGGAATGGTTATAATTTATGAATCCTAGTTAGGAAGAAATTTCGGCAGAGGTACGCTATTCGGTGGTTCAGACATCGCACAGTGTGTATTGTTTTTTTCTGTAAGTGTAGCGTTGCAGGAGATTTCAAGGTGAACTTAATTCTCTGAATAGGATATGTAAAAGGCGATATAATAGAGTATTTTCGATTGAAGGTCGCAAATCGACGAGATCGCAGAACGTAAGGTGTTTGTGTAAAAGTTATATTGCTAATTAAGTCCCAGCTGATCCCCTTTTTTCAACCGCATAATTAAAACGAACCAACAACGTCttttttttgtaaaataattgaCAAAATCGTAGGACTTACAGAATTAAGttaaatttcttaaaattaacttaacttaacataattaatatttcttaaattaacttaaatttcctattttaacttcacatccaccAATATGTCCGACTTGGaacgataaaataaataacgCACGTTCGCTATTTATTTTCCCTTCAGCGTGTCCATCGCCGAAAAAGTTAACAACAATATAATAAACTTATAAGGTTCAGAGCACTTTATACGATTGTAacttttatggataataataataacttattattATCTCATAGTCATAACTTGGCCGTTTGGTCTTTTGTGAATCATTCATTTTTGTCCACACAGGAACATTAGGTGGCAAACGTTAAGAGGTCGAGGAGGGGGTTCAAATTGAACGAGTCCTCCCTGCGTTCGCTTAACATCTGGGATCTTGCTGATTTTGCGTGCCTTTCGGTGAATGAAATTTAAGTTCGCCTTGAAATCTTTCCCGCCTACAGGAAAAAGTATCGACACCATGTAATGTCCGAATAAAAACATGTTTTTTGGGAACAGTGTCTCTCTTTTCGTTCTTTGTTCCTTGGAGAATATATTAAATCGTTCTCGGAAACCTCGGACACATTGTTTTGTTTTCGTAATCCGTGCTGCAACGTATGCACACATGTGTTCCGTACCtgtgaaatgaaaaattcaatTTACTTTCAATTATTCCACGCGAAAGCGAGAAACGGAAATGCTTTCTTCGCCGAAAAGAATTTTCAAttaacattataataataatatatatatatatatatacatacataacaAAAAAAGAATTTAAGTTTAATTTGTcagtatatatatagaaatctcttcttttttcttctctgTGAATATCATAAAAAGTGTGATATCGGTTAATGTCATTATGTAACGAAAAGGAACACAGGTTACATGGAAACAGCTGAATGATTCGAACATTTTTTGTCAATTCCGATATCGAACTTCAAACAAAAAGTTTCTCTAGCAAAGATCTGCGAGTAATACCGAATTTAACCGAATATATTTGCAATTCCAGTCAGAGACGATTGGTCTGTTATACAGTGCTACGTATACATACACAAACAAGGGTGTGTAcacatgcatacatacatatacacatGTATAGAAAATACGTAAGAACGATGTGTGATTTACGATACACACACATGTacgcatattatatatatgtatatgtatatatatatatgtatatatatgtatatatatatatatatatatatatacatgtataaatatattattaaaaaaagataATATAATACGCATAAACACACGAGCGCGAACACATACACGCGCTCGCACGCGAAATTGTATTGACAAAATATGGAAAAGAAAAATACACAAAGTTATATGTATTAGCTATACATATTAATTTGTGGTACTGTATGTAAGTTATAATACAACTACACACACATACTTTATGTCTGATGTGTGAACATTTTCGATGTATCTGTAATCATATATATTTGTACATAACaggctcgtttgttgcgtccaTTATGTGGCTAGAGACTActttgtacataatataaatacacacgatgaatgaatgaataaataaatacgtaaataagaaaacaagtctattatatatttttttaagtgTTCAGAATGTTATTTCGACTTTTGACAGATGGATCGAATTATTTGATCCACGCAAAGTGCAATTTGATAAATATTCAAACGTAACAATATAAGttcatttatcattattattattcatttttacGCGAATATGTTTATGAAGTTTAAAAGAAATACACGTAAAGAATATTTAGTTTACAGTTTGATGACTCGACCACTATTGAATTACTACTTTCTTTAATTacttgtatgtgtgtgtgtaccaCACCGGTGCATATGTTCACCTGAAATCCAAACATAATCGAacggaatttattttaatgcctaaaaatataacaatttataacgCAAGTTATATAACGATTTTAGAACAAAAATTTGGATAGTAGAGAACACTGAAAAAAAGTAATGTGATCATATAGTACCGTTAATTGAATTCAAAATGCGAAAGAAGCATAAATCActaaatgaagaaaagaactaGAGAATAAGCTGTACATATTAGAAATCCTATCTATATATTCTAATTTTACCAGatttacataaaatatttaaaatctttttaatgaaattcaaGAATTGAATGTTCCTCGAATTTCAAGTGAAATTTTAAGAAATATTGTCAATTTTTCCGTTAAACTTACATTTTACatgatcttttttttttatttgtttagttTGGAATAGATTTCATATAACTCACGCGTCTGTATAGTAAACATACTCACACCTATCCATAGTTGTATTATACATACGTGTGTATGTAATTCTATTCACAATGGACTAAAGCCAATGGCCATTGCGCTTTCAGTAATCTTGATTTCTATAGCTGGCAGGAGAGTAATGTTTTATACTCTTCGCAGTGTTACCATAATAAATAAGTATTTATCATATTTGACTGCATGAACGaataataaacattattataaattataatttccaCGATAAATAAGTATATAAACATAAcctacaataatatataatacgtcTGTTTGACAGTAATAAAACTTGTCTGTTACAATTAAAGAAGACAACCAGTGAATGTTATTGGTTATCGTGATTAAAAAGAAATCGATACATAAACAAttcaacattttttaattatttaccaACGCAAGGTTAAATATCTAAAATAAATTCCTGTTCTGTCACAGTAATTACTTTCTTTTTTCATATCGTTCGAAACTTACAAAGAAGGCCATCGCTATCCGTTAAGTTTCTCTTTTTCCGAAATAAATACTAAAATGAAATATTCCACTTCACCGCCAATAAGTAGATGCAATTCACCCGGTCCAAGCGAGTTGGGCTCAAATTTGCCAATGCCAGTAACTTACAGGTACATATTAACTTGTCCGATATATGTGTTATATTTTTGTAACTACTCCGTATAATGTACATAAGTTTTATAGGCAAGATTGTATGGGAGCTGCAACAAAATGTTACAAATATTTGAGGAAGCTATTGAAATTTGAGCAAATGGACTTTGAGTTTGCTTTATGGCAAATGATCTTTTTGTTCATATCACCACAGAAAGTATACAGGAATTTTCAAAGTAGAAAACGTATGTTATTCTGTTCGTAATTTATGTACGATATGATATAACGTTGTAAGTAATGGTTCGTTTCAATTTTAGAAACCAAATCACAATTTGCAAGAGATGATCCTGCATTTTTAGTACTGCTAATGTGCTGTTTGTGTATATCTTCCGTTGGTTTCACGATAGTTTTGGGTCTAGGATTTTTTCAATTCATAAagcttctattttatatgatattcATTGATTATCTCGTGGCTGGTTTAGTAGTAGCCACAACATTCTGGTAAAATTTAcagaagtatataatataacgcTGCATATTAATTTTATGTAATATCATTAAAATGTCAGTGCATACGTGACGACGTACATGATTAATATGACAATTTGCAGGTTTATAACAAATCGTTATTTAAGAATCGACACAGCTCAGGACGTAGAATGGGGTTATGCATTTGATATTCATTTAAATGCATTTTTTCCACCTTTAGTGATACTTCATATTGTACAGCTATTTTTATATAATGGTATGATTTTTTATGATCGTGGATAACTACAATATTATTTGATCGTAGTAATTCATCATAACGTAATTATCACGAAAGCTTATGAATATTCACTTATTTGTAGGACTCATAAATTCCGATACATTTTCATCACGATTTGTTGGAAATACAATTTGGTTGATAGCTGTTggttactatatttatattacttttCTGGGATACACAAGTAAGTAGTAGTTCTATATCAAGTGTATTAAACTATTTTAAACGATACACATGTCCTATTTCGTAAATTACATCAAACTATTTCTTTCTTATTTTAGGTATTGAAATACTGAGTAAACCACATGTGATTTTGTCTGCATTACCAATAACATTATTGATGTATATTATGACATTATGTGCAGGTATTAATATTAGTCATTTAGTTATGGAATTCTATCATTATCGAGTTGTTTAAATAAAATGTACTGCTTTaccattaaattttattttaagttataatatttttaaattacacTTAAATACTAAGATATTAAAGAATGCAACTATTATTTAATGTGTACAAAATTAGATTCTATTGTGTGTTAAAAATTTACTGGTATATTTCTTTCATATAAATGTTTGTTTTCTCattaaaaatcgaattttttagAACCACATTTTTCTATTGCTTTTTGAATATGTAGATATCGCAATTAAATGTTATAATTGTTATGAAAAATtctttgtatttttatattaatcttTCAACGCTTCGAGGGTCATtacttttaaattcaaattcagcCATATAATTTCTATCACAAATTTATTCATAGACCGTAACGTTTTAGTATTAGTTTACATAGCGTATACTAAGTGAAACATACATCTTTGTGTAAAAAGATTCTACATaattaattagtcaattgttataataatttgtTGGAACATTTTGTCTTTCACCTTAAAGTTATTAAATGTATACTTTTTATAGGAACACAAAATATCGTCTTTACATTATTAGTCAtaaacgaaattattattttcccaATATATGGAACTTTCAACTATAAAATAACAATTACGCATTATTAGATAAATGATTTGTATCAATTTGTATATAACATTTTTATGCTGTAAACTACTTCATATACTATTAaacttttaaaataatttctgtctaatattagaatataataaaaGGAATGTAAAATATACAGTAAAAATGTCTAATTGAAAGTTATTCGTTCTTACTCCTTTGGTtgcttataaataaatatggagGAGTGCATTGTTAACGTTGTCATATAATAATAGTAGATAGATTAAAAAACAGTATTTCGGTATAATAAACATTCAAAATTTGGCAGTAAAACAAATAAGGGTTTAAATATTATAAAGcacattaaatttaaattcaagTATGTCGACATCGTCGATTTTTATAAAAGTTTAGGTTGTTGCTTTAAAGTTGAAATATCGAGAATCTTACTAGGACAAGTCGTTCTTGGTGTTTGAGTAAAAGGAAACCTTTGCAATGCTGGACTATTTTTTGTATTGGCAACTTTCACATCAATGTTTGGAGGTATCTCAACATGTACTTTATCGATATCTGCTGAAAGAAAAGAAACTGTTAATAAGAAAATCAGATTCCATTTACAAAAAAATGTCTTACATTAAGTATAAACAATGATTAATTTAGTTTCCTCATTCAATCAAAAATTATGATGATTCATCCTCTTACCTTCTGTTTGAACATTATTCTTCCCAGGAAGTAATTGATATCTTTCTAGATAACGCATTGTAGCAAAAGACATGTTCGTGCCTTGCACATTACTAACCATAAGATGTTTTACAGCTGTTGAACCTTGTCTTTGTATGGCTAATTCAGAAAGCTGATCATcagttaaatatttcaaagctAGCGCTTTCATATGCATGCTTGTATTTGTTTCATTTACAGCGCTTGTAGCCTGGGTCATGTTCGCTTGGTAATCCAAACGTGGATAGTATGAAGAATCAAAGGTCATCCTTTCAAACAAATTATCAAAGTT is a window of Megalopta genalis isolate 19385.01 unplaced genomic scaffold, iyMegGena1_principal scaffold0100, whole genome shotgun sequence DNA encoding:
- the Unc50 gene encoding unc50 RNA binding protein, which codes for MKYSTSPPISRCNSPGPSELGSNLPMPVTYRQDCMGAATKCYKYLRKLLKFEQMDFEFALWQMIFLFISPQKVYRNFQSRKQTKSQFARDDPAFLVLLMCCLCISSVGFTIVLGLGFFQFIKLLFYMIFIDYLVAGLVVATTFWFITNRYLRIDTAQDVEWGYAFDIHLNAFFPPLVILHIVQLFLYNGLINSDTFSSRFVGNTIWLIAVGYYIYITFLGYTSIEILSKPHVILSALPITLLMYIMTLCAGINISHLVMEFYHYRVV